The Enterobacter huaxiensis sequence CGCTTGATTGCGCTTCGCGCCGCACAGCCCCTGCTGCGTCGGGAAAGCTGGCGAGACGGGCTGGAGATCCGCTGGTTTAACGCAGGCGGCGGGCCTCAGCAGTCAGAGCAGTGGGACGAAGGCTCGACGCTGGGCGTCTCCATCAGCCGGCCGGACCTCAGGGAGCAAGGCGTCTGGCACGATGTGCTGATGCTCTTTAACCCGTTCGAAGGTCCGGTATCGTTCCAGATCCCGCAGTTTGGTGAGGGGGGCTGGGTGCTTGAACTGTCTACGGCTGAAGATACTGCCGCCGGAACGGTCATCACCAAAGCCGTAGATTACGAACTGGCCGGGCGCAGCATCTCGCTTTTCAGACGCCCCTAACTCACAGTGACGCCGCCGCCCGCGCGGCGGTGTCATACAGGGAGGAGATCGTGCGCAGCAGCTGCGCGGTTTCCCCGATAGACGCGCCTGAAATTCCGCTTTCTCCATGGATGTTAATCAGGCAGGCTTCCCGCACGTCGCGGTATTTCATGCACAGCGCTTTGCCTTCCTCCGTCGTGGAGAAGAAAAGTTCCTTTCCCGCTTTTTCACTCGTCACGTAGCCCGCCTTAACCAGCTTTTTCAGGGCATACGTCACCACGTGCGTATCCTCCACGTTCAGCACGAAGCAAATATCGGCCAGCTTTTTCTTGCGGTCCCGGTGATTGACGTGGTGCAGCAGCGATACGTCAAACGCGCCCATATCCGGCTCGCCGGCGGCCGTCATACAGCGAACCATCCACTTATTGAACGCGTTGCTGGTCATGATCAGCGCGTACTCCAGCTCTGACAGTTCCGCGCACCGCTCGGAGACCAGATGACGAGAGGAGACAATGCGGCCGTCGGTAATATCGTCGCGTTGTGATGTTGCCTGTTTTTTTGAGGTCATAACGTTCCTTACGGGAGTGTGACGCTTGCCCGGAAATGTAAACTCATCGATAAAATAAGAACATTTTATTGATAAATTGTTTACATGTTTTTGCGCTTCAGATATAGCTTTTTAGTGCAGGTTCCGTGGAGCCTGACGCAAAACACAACATCGCGCGCCGCATTGCACCCACTTCGCCATGATGTGAAGTATTAAAAAAATAGCCGTCGGCGCGCAACGCTCACTTTGGATAGGGTAAACGTTTATGGACGGTTCTACGCTGTTGCCGCTTATCGGGATACCGGTGGTGGTTATTGGTTTTGCTCTGCGCTTCAACCCGCTGCTGGTTGTCGTTGTGGCAGGGTTAGCGACGGGTCTGCTGGTGGGCATGGATTTCGGTATGCTGCTGGAAACCTTCGGCGAGAAGTTCGTTAACAGTCGTTCTCTCGCAACCTTCATTCTGATCCTGCCGGTTATTGGCCTGCTGGAATACTACGGGCTTAAGGAACGCGCTCAGGCCTGGGTAGCGAAGATCGCCAGCGCGACCTCGGCGCGTATTCTGATGCTCTATTTTGTGGCGCGAGAGGGGACGGCTGCGCTTGGGCTGATGTCCCTGGGGGGCCATGCCCAGACGGTGCGTCCGCTGCTGGCACCGATGGCCGAAGGGGCGGCGCTGAATGAATATGGCGAGCTGCCGCAGCATATCCGCGACAAAATCAAAGCCCACGCCGCCGCCTGCGACAACATCGCGGTCTTCTTCGGTGAGGATATCTTTATCGCCTTCGGCGCGGTGCTGCTGATTGACGCCTTCCTGAAGGAGAACGGGATCGAGGGGATCGAGCCGCTGCACATCGGCCTGTGGGCGATTCCTACCGCCATTGCGGCATTGATTATTCATATGACGCGCCTGCTGCGCCTGGATGCCAGCATCCGCCGCGACGTGATGGCCTGGAGAGCAGAACAGGGTACGCAGGAGGCCGCACAATGATGACCTTAATTACCATTAACCGCGTTTATTACCTGATTGGCTTTGTCGTTATGCTGCTGGTGGTTATGACCCTGCGCGATCGCGCGAATCCTAAGCGTTTTACCACCGCGCTGTTCTGGTTCCTGTTCGGCGGTATCTTCCTGTTTGGCGATCTGATGGTGCAGGAGCTGGGAAAATCGCTGGCTTACCGGATTATTGGCGGCGCCGTTATCGCTATTGCCCTGCTGGCGGGCCTTGGCCTGGTCGGGAAAGGGCACTATAAAATGTCTACCGACGAGGAGCGCGTTGCCTCGTCAGAGCGGCTGAAAAACTGGCTGTTCCTGCCTGCGCTGATGATCCCCGTGGTGACGGTGATCGGCACTCTGTTCCTGAAGGGCGTTTCCATTGGCGGCGTTTATCTTCTCGACCAGAAGCAGCTTACGCTGGCGGCGCTGTGCGTGGCCTGCGTGGCGGCGATCCTCACCGGCTGGTGGCTGACGAAGGGCACGCCGCTGCACGCCGTGCGTCAGTCACGTCGTCTGGTGGATACCATCGGCTGGGCGGTGATCCTGCCGCAGATGCTCGCCATGCTGGGCGGGGTGTTCGTGGTCGCCAATACCGGTGATTCCGTGCAAATGGTGGTGAGTCTGTTTGTTAACCCGGATAGCCGCTTCATGCTGGTCGTGATCTACTGCGTGGGGATGGCGCTGTTTACCATGATCATGGGTAACGCCTTCGCGGCCTTCCCGGTACTCAGCGCCGGTATTGCGTTGCCGTTCCTGATTAACGTTCACCACGGCAACCCGGCGCCGCTGCTGGCCATCGGCATGTACGCAGGCTACTGCGGCACGCTGATGACGCCGATGGCCGCAAACTTCAATATCGTCCCTGCGGCGCTGCTGGAGCTGAAGGATAAATATCAGGTCATCAAGATCCAGATCCCGACCGCGTTAACCCTGCTGGTGGTGAACGTGTTCTTAATGTATTTCCTCGTGTTTCGCTAAGGAGCTGTCATGGAATTAACGCAACATCAGGCCGACGCCTTTGCCCGGATGCCTTTGACCTATTTACGCCAGGAATATCCGAACCACATCATGCACCTGCTTAATGATGATAGTGACGTCCAGCCGCCTCGCGAGCTGCACCCCATATTCTACGGCTGCTTTGACTGGCACTCGGCGGTGCACGGCTACTGGCTGCTGCTGCGCTGCGTTCGGCTTTATCCTGAGCTGTCCTGCCGGGACGAGATCGTCTCGCTGTTTGACGAACACATCACGCACGAGAAGGTGGCGCAGGAGCTGGCCTATTTCAACGCGCCGTTCCGCGCCTCGTTTGAGCGACCTTATGGCTACGGCTGGCTGCTGGCGCTGGCGCAGGAGCTGAAGCAGTCCACGGTGCCGCAGGCCGAAAGCTGGTACCGGACCCTGCAGCCGTTAACCCAGGATATTCGCAGCCGGCTGGTGGACTACCTCAGCAAGCTCACCTATCCCATTCGCGTCGGGACGCACTACAACACGGCGTTTGCGCTGGCGTTAGGGCTGGATTATGCCCGTGAAGTGAAGGATAGCGCCCTTGAGCAAGCCATACTTGATGCCTCAACGCGGTTTTACCTCGCGGATACGCGCTATCCGGCGCACTACGAGCCGGGCGGCGACGAATATATTTCCGGGGCGCTGACCGAAGCGCTGCTGATGAGCAAGGTCGCGGATAACTTCCCGGCGTGGTTCGATGATTTTCTGCCTGACGTGGGCTCGGTGGCGGCGCTGATGAACCCGGCAGAAGTGAGCGACCGTACGGATCCGAAAATTGCGCATCTTGACGGGCTAAACCTCAGCCGCGCCTGGTGCATGAAGCATATTGCGAAAGCCTTGCCGGAGAATCATTCCGCCCAGCAGGCGCTGGACCAGGCCGTAGAGAAGCACCTGGCGGCGAGCGTCGAGCACGTGGTTGGAAGCCACTATAGCGGCGGGCACTGGCTGGCAAGCTTTGCGCTGCTGGCGCTGGAGTAAAAGACGTTCGGGTGCAGCGGTAACGTGACGCTGCACCCGATCCTATGCGGGCGACCGCACCGCTTTTAGCAGTCGGCTCGCGCTGAACATAACCGCCACAGCGGAAGTCGCCACGGCGATCCAGAGCGTCAGATGAACGGCCGCCTGATGAGCCACCGCCAGCAGTACCCCCACAGCGGCTGCACCAAGACACTGACCGAACGTTCTCGCGATGGACAGCACCCCAGAGGCGTAGCTCGAATACTCTCTGGACACGTTTGAGAGCATCTCCCGGTTGTTAGGACTCTGGAAACACCCGAATCCAATGCCGCAGACCAGGCTGCGCAGGCAGATGTCCCAGGCCGAAGGGCTGAC is a genomic window containing:
- a CDS encoding winged helix DNA-binding protein gives rise to the protein MTSKKQATSQRDDITDGRIVSSRHLVSERCAELSELEYALIMTSNAFNKWMVRCMTAAGEPDMGAFDVSLLHHVNHRDRKKKLADICFVLNVEDTHVVTYALKKLVKAGYVTSEKAGKELFFSTTEEGKALCMKYRDVREACLINIHGESGISGASIGETAQLLRTISSLYDTAARAAASL
- a CDS encoding DUF969 domain-containing protein, with the translated sequence MDGSTLLPLIGIPVVVIGFALRFNPLLVVVVAGLATGLLVGMDFGMLLETFGEKFVNSRSLATFILILPVIGLLEYYGLKERAQAWVAKIASATSARILMLYFVAREGTAALGLMSLGGHAQTVRPLLAPMAEGAALNEYGELPQHIRDKIKAHAAACDNIAVFFGEDIFIAFGAVLLIDAFLKENGIEGIEPLHIGLWAIPTAIAALIIHMTRLLRLDASIRRDVMAWRAEQGTQEAAQ
- a CDS encoding DUF979 domain-containing protein, producing the protein MMTLITINRVYYLIGFVVMLLVVMTLRDRANPKRFTTALFWFLFGGIFLFGDLMVQELGKSLAYRIIGGAVIAIALLAGLGLVGKGHYKMSTDEERVASSERLKNWLFLPALMIPVVTVIGTLFLKGVSIGGVYLLDQKQLTLAALCVACVAAILTGWWLTKGTPLHAVRQSRRLVDTIGWAVILPQMLAMLGGVFVVANTGDSVQMVVSLFVNPDSRFMLVVIYCVGMALFTMIMGNAFAAFPVLSAGIALPFLINVHHGNPAPLLAIGMYAGYCGTLMTPMAANFNIVPAALLELKDKYQVIKIQIPTALTLLVVNVFLMYFLVFR
- a CDS encoding DUF2891 domain-containing protein, with product MELTQHQADAFARMPLTYLRQEYPNHIMHLLNDDSDVQPPRELHPIFYGCFDWHSAVHGYWLLLRCVRLYPELSCRDEIVSLFDEHITHEKVAQELAYFNAPFRASFERPYGYGWLLALAQELKQSTVPQAESWYRTLQPLTQDIRSRLVDYLSKLTYPIRVGTHYNTAFALALGLDYAREVKDSALEQAILDASTRFYLADTRYPAHYEPGGDEYISGALTEALLMSKVADNFPAWFDDFLPDVGSVAALMNPAEVSDRTDPKIAHLDGLNLSRAWCMKHIAKALPENHSAQQALDQAVEKHLAASVEHVVGSHYSGGHWLASFALLALE